The following coding sequences lie in one Monomorium pharaonis isolate MP-MQ-018 chromosome 1, ASM1337386v2, whole genome shotgun sequence genomic window:
- the LOC105835869 gene encoding pheromone-binding protein Gp-9, producing MKSFVLCTFVFILASSGSTELKQQLKNAVGDIRDSVLACTNEIGLLSPTEMYEEEEIMTNVHTESGNEERTRKNGCFIACILKKENLMDGTNIKEAQVHLKLDEYVRPGREQGIAHKIARRCMKEARSITEECEKGFSLYSCVLRSLHKVMKHEEHEKEETEEETETEQTLNKQEETTEEAEAEQTE from the exons atgaaaagttttgTGCTTTGCACGTTTGTTTTTATACTTGCT tcGTCTGGTTCAACAGAACTAAAACAACAGCTAAAAAATGCAGTAGGAGACATACGTGATAGTGTTCTAGCTTGCACGAATGAAATTGGTTTATTATCTCCTA CTGAAATGtatgaagaagaagaaataatgACTAACGTACATACTGAATCCGGAAATGAAGAAAGAACGAGAAAAAATGGTTGCTTTATTGCATGcatcttaaaaaaagagaattta ATGGATGGAACAAACATTAAAGAAGCACAGGTACATCTAAAATTAGATGAATATGTTAGACCTGGTCGTGAACAAGGTATAGCGCACAAAATTGCGCGTAGATGCATGAAAGAAG cCAGAAGTATTACAGAAGAATGTGAGAAAGGTTTCTCTCTCTATTCATGCGTATTAAGAAGTTTACATAAAGTGATGAAACATGAAGAAcatgaaaaagaagaaacagaAGAGGAAACAGAAACAGAACAAACATTGAATAAACAAGAAGAAACAACAGAAGAAGCAGAAGCAGAACAAACTGAATAA
- the LOC105837598 gene encoding uncharacterized protein LOC105837598, with amino-acid sequence MKSLILCAFVFILAFQSSSSTEQMLKDIMRSDNIKICAIETNATASDMYTKEEVLANVPAESANAERTQKLGCFFFCILKKENVMEGTNINQAQMETKLSIILGGKQDIAREIAHKCINEVENITEGCEKCFSLYSCGLKDLVNAMERHEEHEKEETGEVETEQSLNKPKEMIEEAEAEQTV; translated from the exons atgaaaAGTCTTATACTTTGtgcatttgtttttatacttgCT tttcaGTCATCTAGCTCAACAGAACAAatgttaaaagatataatgagaagcgataatattaaaatttgcgcTATTGAAACTAACGCAACTGCTA GTGACATGTATACAAAAGAAGAGGTATTGGCTAACGTACCTGCTGAATCCGCAAATGCAGAAAGAACACAAAAACTTGgttgcttttttttctgtatcttaaaaaaggaaaatgtc aTGGAAGGAACAAACATTAACCAAGCACAGATGGAGACAAAATTATCTATTATACTTGGAGGTAAACAAGATATAGCACGCGAAATTGcgcataaatgcataaatgaAG tGGAAAATATTACGGAAGGATGTGAGAAATGTTTCTCTCTCTACTCATGCGGATTGAAAGATCTAGTTAATGCTATGGAAAGACATGAAGAAcatgaaaaagaagaaacaggAGAAGTAGAAACAGAACAATCTTTGAATAAACCAAAAGAAATGATAGAAGAAGCAGAAGCAGAACAAACTGTATAA